The DNA window TATCACAGCTGGTCACAAGGAGGAAACTCAAAGGTGACATGAAGTTCTGgatataatatttttcaaaactgaaaTCATTGCTACGCCTTCTGGACTTGTGCTGCATTACCTTGCTCTCTAATTTCTACATCTGCAGCAGTCCGCCACATAGAACCCATACGGCATGTAATTTCAACAGGAACTTCCGAAAGATTAATAAGCTGGACTTCATGGAATTACACCGAAGTGCTAGTCAGCCTACAGCATTCACGTGTCCTCCACGAACACCCATCCTCGGCACAACCATATTCTACGTACAAGTGGTACATGCAAAATGCAGAGGacaacaatattttttataaaagaaaaacagaaattacaGAGACATAAGTACAAATAACGAAAAATTCTTCTCCCTCTGATTTGTTAAAATggagtgaaagttgaaaaCAAGTGATTAGTGAAAAGATAAATATACTTGCTAAGAATATACTGATTATAATGTCCTGGAATATCTGAAAGAAGATGGAACAACACGCCAATGAAGTTCGGAATGGGAGGAAGCACACCATTTCAAAAGTCACAAGGTCCGCTCCCCATACTAGCATTGTGCtgaaaaacttgaaaccaAAGGCACGTTTTCACTGAATTCACTCAGGTTAACACCGACACATGTCATGGTAACACCTTGAACAATTTTTATAGAACGGCAGTCTTCAAAGTGAGCAGTAGATAACATGATATTCCATCCATTATCCATTGTGCAGGACAGAGACATCACTTCAAATAAGCTTCATGTGCGTTTAGTGATGAGTTAGATCACTGTCTTACTCGGAAAACATTCCTTTTTGATCCAATCACAGCATATCCTAACTAGATGAAGTTACTAAGTGCGCAGAAATATATAAGACGGACAAGTCGAGTTAAGTTTGCTGACAACCCCTAGATTAGAATGATCAAACGGTCAAGCATAAAATTCACTACTTCCGAGCCAGGCCCTGCTCTCGAGGAGGCCTTGCACCGACTGACCTACCGTAGACACCTTCGCAGCGGGACACTCGCTCAACCCTGTCTCGCCGCTGTCAGTTCTTACGTAACTCGATATTACGCTGAAAGTCCAGGTTTATCCACGCGACTGCTGTTGAAGTCGAATATttggccgcttacgcaactacaccgggCTTCGTTTGCCGCTCAGACTGGAGACGGTCGCTGGCTAGGATGCGGTGATATTCTCGCGGTCATCTGCGATGCGACCAGGTAAGGACTGCATACCACGGAAATCATGATATTGCGATTTCCTCTCTAGCCCATCCACTTGTCACAATATGGCCTCAATAGTTTTACCTCAATAAGTTTCTGTGGACTCCTCATGGACTAGCGCTCGCTCGTTTACAGATGTGAATGtgccttgaaagaaaaatcgtaCGGGATGGCCGCCTCCCACGtgatttttcaggacgattaagtGGAATTGGGCGTGAACACGCTCaactcataatctacaccaCTACCCCCATCTTCGCTCCGAGATCgtaacatcgtcaattttgtggaatGCTGCTTTTCAAACCCTGTTTTACTTCCTAAAGCGTTTTATTATTGTGAGTCCATTAAAATAAACAGAGAATATGGATAGAGACAAGCGAtgcagtaataaataaaaatagttatGTTGTCACAAACAGTAAGCTTAACCTGGTTtggttctgctttttttcagaataaatcaaataacatCACGAATGTTAGATCCAGTAATATACATGCATAAGTACTAGCTCGAAGAATgttgtttgaagtttttggtAGAAAGGGGAATCGCAATGTGTATGCGTAAGAAAAAACGGCCATAATACCGAGGGCTTTTACAGTCCTGAATAGGGGTGCGGGATTAATCACCAACAACTAACAGAAATATAACGGGACTTACGCGCtgatattaaaggcatcaccccacgaatcgccTGGTCTGGAAGATTACAAATAACTTGTTATGATATGGAATTTCTTTACTCACAACGTTTCAGAAAACACCAGCGATCTGCGCAAGGAAGAACAGCTTGAAAAAAGAGTCCATAAACACgcaaagaggagaaaaatgagcgggataacaacatttaaaaaattgatggatCCTTGTAATTTTCTGATTCAGAAAGTGCACATAAACATGCTCTTAATACATACAGCACAAGACCTATATGACATATgctattaatattataattaatatttaacatcatttaaagtcatcaccccacgaatctgaggtcaaggctggcgcgctccagtcgaattccttgtagaaaatagtgcgccagaacgcgcgaagccgtatcctccgggccgtttttttacggcaattaggaagaaatggacgaaatcacccccctctccttaatctacgatcccgtatatgaatactccatctgaaatccgtaccacctcagattcgtcgagtgatgcctttaaaaacagaGTTGGCTGTGAGTGTTCAGAATCCTTGATTGATGGAACGAAATATGGTGTTGACTTCTGCACTAAACAGCAGCTTTGATCATACGTATGTGGTGTGACTGTTAGCTAATGGATGCAAATCTATAGAGCTATAGTTATGATCTTATAGTGTTGTAGCGAATGTTGCAAGCTATAAGATTTATTGAGTGAAgcaaaaagtttgttttgtGTCAAGCCGCAGGATTTCTCATTCCGCACGTTCATATGATAGTAGGCGAAGCGTCCTGTGCAAACAATAGCGGAGCTAAGGTATAATCTTGCCAAATAGGTCACGGAAATGAAGATCTAATTTTCACATGATGAAACGTAAGACTCGTTCGCAGGAAGCATTGACTCAGGCGAGTTTTCCGATAAAACAACTATGAATAGCTGCTCCACAGCTGTTGATCTGATACACCTAGAACATCCGTGAATAAGAGttataaacaaaagaaatatgacCAGAAAGAAAGTATGCCTCAATGGTATTTCCAACGTGGAAGGAAAGGGACCCGATAACGATGACGTCCAGCAGCCTACCGCTTACCTTTTCTCCATGATCATTTTCGTTCAGACTCGCTTCCTTCTCCTTCGTATTGCTCCTTGCCGCACTTGGATGTAGCATACTACGAAAATGAGGGTGTTGGGATCTTGCGGAATTAGACAGGGACAAATGTAGCTGATGAGCAAGTATGCGACTACGCTATATCCCCTTAGTTGTCTGGGAAAAAGGCGTGATGGACGGTGATTTCCACCCACAGGACTGGTGGATCACTGTAAAGACAGCTACTAGTATTTATCATGGAGTTTCTAGTTAACGAATTGGAGCGTTGCGGCTTCTTCAACGAATAGCTAAGAATCCATTGATTAATTTCCAACTCTGAATATTTGTATAAGAGAAAGATAAGAGATCTTACCCGATGTCAAATTTCTAGCTGAACAAAGCTGGAATGCTCAGAGAGGGAACCATTGCCAGGATCTCCACTGAAAACGTTTAACTGCAGTAGCAGAGTTCAAAGCAAATGAAGTTGAACAGCTGCCGTTGATTGCgcaatggaaaatggcaagaaACGAAACAAAGTGATGCTGTACTCAAAAAAGATTGTTAAACAGCCTTTCCAatgctgaaaataaaattgaagagagcTTCATGCAGTGTGCCATTTTCTCTAGTAGCACCAAAAAATGGCTAACAAATAGTTAGGGAGCATTATGCCGCAGGTAATGGGCATCGAGAAAGATGTTGCAGCGCGGCTCAACTGTTCTACCCTCAGCAAATGCGTTTCAAGACAACGGAAGAACATACATATACCTACAAACTTCCCAAAGGTATTGTATTCGTTTTTAGTGCTGTAGTGTTGGCAACATAATTAAAATCAACTTCTATCATTAAATGGCTGTACTATGAATTTCAGGGTAATTTACCTGGAAATATTTGACCAAAGGAAATTTCTGATTACTCTTTGGTAGTAAAATTGCTgcggaatttttcaaaaaaaaaaaaacaaaattatggaGGCTACCccgcaaaaaaatatttcaaagattttgcTCGAGTTGATTGTGGTTGTACATATATTAACGTAGAATCGAATACATGGATAACGTACGGAGCAGCCAGGACAACTCGCCTCAGAGAGAGATTTTCACGAGAGATTTTCAGGTAACTGCATAGGGGATTATCCGTAAAACACCAAAAATGAACTTAAGCGTGCCAACCCATTAAGCAGCGCTAACCAAGAAGATGGACTGTGAACGAAATAGAGATTCAGTAGGAAGTCTCTACTACTTTGTGCCCAGAGCGCAACCTGTTCAACTATCTTTTTCTTGAACCGCGaacactccttttttttgtttacaataaAGGGCAGGAACCACTTCGAAAGTTCTCGCTTTGCTAACTTGCGACGCTTAAATCTCTAAGTGAAAATCTTATAAAAGTGCGCACACTCTTTAAGTTTACTTTTGCGCTCTACTATGATTTGTGTCGAACTGCTGATATACTTCATGATGtagttttctaatttttagctGCAAAAGTCGTATTTGTTCCATTTCGGTTGGCAACGAATTCTATCTGGAGATCCACTTGGTCCTCCGcctattaaaaattaaaacgcgatcattttccaaaaaagaaacttcagcTCGGCGAGACAGAGTCTTTCTTTTAAACCACTTATAGTCAGTTGAGTCAGCCtggaaaaaccaacaaaaataaTGTCAGCATTCCGCGTCGTATATACGTTTTCGCAGCGTGTCTAGACACTATGGATCTCAACAGCTAAACGAGCAAAGTGTTGTATCACCTCGATCACCTACGGCCTTTTGTTCGTTAGTGTGCTCAAGCGGACGCCTTTAGTAGATCCATTTGTTGCGATGGTGACCAACAGTTGCCCAGTGGCTGCTCTTATCGCCAGAGAACATCGCCTTTTTTCAAGGACTCCGTAAAAAGACTGACTATCCAGTCATCCTGGGGTGCGCTTAGCGCGACTGGATACGGCGCGGTATCAAGTCGCTCACAGCACGGATCCAACTGATTGCCgtttaaaagcatcatttATCCGGCCCACCTAATCTTACTTTTACTACATAGCTGGACCACTCAGATATTTTCGTTTCCGTTTAGTGTAAATGGAACGTCCGACACCTATCTGTTCCACTTGAACATCGTCTTCCAGAAATATAAGTTTAACAGTTTCTGCTTGAGATCGATCTTCATGCACGTTCCATCGAATTCGGCTAGCATTCCAATGCAGCAACGTCTTTTGTCATCGATCTGTGACGCAGATTGGATCTTCTAATTTTCTCTTCCACTTGCATGAGGTGATATACTCTTAGCATCAATTTCGACTGAGCGTCCAATGacgttttcctcttttcttcctgcttgtaATTGCAAAGGTTTCTGGAGCACGCAAAGCACGCAGTGGCGTTGGAGAAGTGAGCAAGAAACCGGGCATCCTTGCTCTTCTTGAGCATTTCTCGATATCCTCGTGCGCTCCCAAAGCATCTCGTTTAATTCTGCCGTTGAGTCGATGCTCGATTCCAGACGGGTCGGAAGTTCGGGTCTGACcaagatatacatagctggtgcattcggatatgtccATTCATTTGAACATGGACGAGGTATTCATCAGTTCTTCGTAAACATCATCATCTGCAAATTCAGATAAGGTCGATCTTACTACATTTCTTTGAACGCGGCTAGCATTCGTTACGCTTCGCTGATGATCTGTCCCCAGAACAATCTCATGAGCGAAATGAAGATGATGGCCATCAACTTCCACTCCCATCCTATCCTCTTACAATATTAAAtcatctttattttgttttgtactaCGTTCTCAATACTGAAAAGATTAGATATTTTGGGCGAGCTTGTTTCACCCTTTTGAACACCCCTCTTCTCACTGATTGTGACGCCATTGTAGAGCGGAAAGGTTTTAGTCGCGAATTTGGTGCACAATTCACGATGTATCTTTATGTATAGTGTTGCTTCTGTTGTCTGAAGTTTTCATAACCAACAATACcaactcttcttcttcgaaggccttctttacgGCGGTCAAACTGAGGTGCAGTGTATCCTCGCaatacttctatgagtttttaAAAAGAGATACATGTAGTCAATCGTCCTGAACCCCTTCGAGACCCTTTTTTAGCCGTCGTTTAGCTAATGTCAagtttgttaaaggcatcactccacggatctgaggtagtacggatttcaggtggtgtattcgtatgcagggtcgtagattattgagaaggggtgattccgtccatttcttcgtaattgccgtaaaaaaacggcccagaagatatggcttcaggcgtcgcattatttttttacaacgagttcgactgtagcgcgccagccttgtgcggcgccgaatcttccgggccgtttttttacagcaattaggaagaaatagacaggatcacttttcttcataatctactatcccttataagaatactccacctgaaatttgtaccacctcagattcgtggggtatgCCTCTAAGTTAGCAAAGGCACGATCAAAACAAAACGTATTCGTGCCGGTCTCCCATTACTCAGAAATCTTGCATTCCGAGGATCTACGAGTGAAGAACCTTGCTAGGTGTTGTTGGGGACTGGCGGTAAGTTTTCGGATGTTCTTTCGAGAAGGGGTGAAGTGcgattcttcaccgacatACCGACATTTCAGACTTTGAAAGGGAGCACTTCTTTGATGACATGTCCTTCTTTACTCAGATGATGAGGAGGCAAATGGACGTGGCTGTAGCGAAGAGATTGGAGTGGAAGTCGTTAGTAACCCTCTTCATTCCCCTTTTCAATACAGTAATTGTTCCATCTCGGTTTCGTATGAAGGTGATTCTTGTTTAACTATTGGTAAATGCCCTTGACCATTTCTGCTACTCAGTCCAAAATTGttactcctttctttttgaaatcttcttTTATCCTTGAGCACGGAAGCGAGTGGGCTTTAATGATTGGATTcgttattattttcaaaagcCGACCGGCGAAGGGAAGAGATAGCAGCTGATGATAGCTTTGGGATTTTGGTTCCTGAATTTTGAggctctttcttcttctcatttaaagaaaaatctttgtcGAGAAAGACAATGGTCTGACtccgtataaaactttggcacaacagcgacatctgTCACAAAAAACTTCTACTAGTGATGATGTCATCAGTTCCC is part of the Necator americanus strain Aroian chromosome V, whole genome shotgun sequence genome and encodes:
- a CDS encoding hypothetical protein (NECATOR_CHRV.G19263.T1); this encodes MIKRSSIKFTTSEPGPALEEALHRLTYRRHLRSGTLAQPCLAAVSSYVTRYYAESPGLSTRLLLKSNIWPLTQLHRASFAAQTGDGRWLGCGDILAVICDATR